One Nonomuraea angiospora DNA segment encodes these proteins:
- a CDS encoding GntR family transcriptional regulator codes for MSEPTGSPRSARPTLSRQIRDGLLQRIVSGELGEGDRLIETKIAIEFGTSQAPVREALRQLEGLGLIDSQPRHGSRVLPFAEQTIREAYIVRAALEETATRLAMLAATLPFDRLGEAVEEMYRSAQDNDAHGIGLASARFHRHVVQAGGNVLLTRAWEALQIEARTAIALMVTRPKLERVADEHRELLDVMRAGDVEVACRHARDHQWAYADTPHDPYGTPKH; via the coding sequence TTGTCGGAACCCACGGGGAGCCCGCGCTCCGCGCGACCGACGCTGAGCCGGCAGATCCGCGACGGTCTGCTGCAACGGATCGTCTCCGGCGAACTCGGCGAGGGCGACCGGCTGATCGAGACGAAGATCGCCATCGAGTTCGGAACGAGTCAGGCCCCGGTCCGGGAGGCGCTCCGGCAGCTCGAGGGCCTCGGCCTCATCGACAGTCAGCCTCGTCACGGCAGCCGGGTGCTTCCCTTCGCCGAGCAGACCATCCGCGAGGCGTACATCGTGCGGGCGGCCCTTGAGGAGACCGCGACGCGGCTCGCCATGCTGGCCGCAACCCTCCCCTTCGACCGGCTGGGGGAGGCGGTCGAGGAGATGTACCGCAGCGCCCAGGACAACGACGCGCACGGCATCGGCCTGGCCAGCGCGCGATTTCACCGGCACGTCGTGCAGGCCGGCGGCAACGTGCTGCTGACCCGCGCGTGGGAGGCGCTGCAGATCGAGGCGCGCACGGCCATCGCTCTCATGGTCACCAGGCCGAAACTCGAGCGGGTCGCCGACGAGCACCGCGAGCTGCTGGACGTCATGCGCGCCGGGGACGTCGAGGTGGCCTGCCGCCACGCCCGTGACCATCAGTGGGCCTACGCCGACACGCCGCACGACCCGTACGGGACGCCGAAACACTAG
- a CDS encoding FAD-binding protein: MTWHPWRQAFLTAGAAVVGFDPSTRTWVTDAAQSQGMVDLPPLKGKVVTDPASRGQAADDFGHLVHRTPGAVLEPGAVSDIMAMMKYCRTHGLQVAARGQGHATLGQGQVAGGLIIDMTPLNAIEVREDTAVVEAGALWSSLAQATLAHGLTPPVFTDYLELSVGGTLSVGGVGGQTHHHGSQADNVVELEVVTGDAGLRRCSAQTRPDLFRAALAGRGQCGIITKATVRLLPAPETVRHYLLSYPSVAALTADQRRVVNEGRFDYVEGELGLPTGSAGWSHQLEAVAFFNGTTPPDDARLLDGLGDQPVDRQIQDMSYFDFLNRLAAGVAYLKSTGEWYRPHPWWNMFLPASRTDAFVEAAIKELTETEVGASGVVLLYPFPRARLRLPLLRMPDEETVFLFTLLRTASPGAESPQDMVEANRSLYLRARAVGGYQYPVGSIPTTPEEWRTHYGPAWADFEAARERYDPDGILTPGQGVFPPGP, translated from the coding sequence ATGACGTGGCATCCGTGGAGACAGGCGTTCCTCACGGCGGGGGCGGCCGTGGTCGGCTTCGACCCGTCCACGCGCACGTGGGTCACCGACGCCGCCCAGTCTCAGGGGATGGTCGACCTGCCGCCGCTGAAGGGCAAGGTGGTGACCGATCCCGCCTCGCGCGGCCAGGCGGCCGACGACTTCGGGCACCTGGTCCATCGGACCCCCGGGGCCGTGCTGGAGCCCGGCGCCGTGTCGGACATCATGGCGATGATGAAGTACTGCCGGACGCACGGCCTGCAGGTGGCCGCGCGCGGCCAGGGACACGCCACCTTAGGTCAGGGCCAGGTAGCGGGCGGTCTGATCATCGACATGACCCCGCTCAACGCGATTGAGGTGCGGGAGGACACGGCCGTCGTGGAGGCGGGCGCGCTCTGGAGCAGCTTGGCGCAGGCGACCCTGGCCCACGGCCTGACCCCTCCGGTCTTCACCGACTACCTGGAGCTCTCGGTCGGCGGCACGCTCTCGGTGGGCGGTGTCGGCGGCCAGACCCACCACCACGGATCCCAGGCGGACAACGTCGTAGAGCTGGAGGTCGTCACGGGAGATGCCGGCCTGAGGAGGTGTTCCGCGCAGACGCGCCCCGACCTCTTCCGCGCGGCGCTGGCTGGAAGAGGACAGTGCGGCATCATCACCAAGGCCACCGTGCGCCTGCTGCCCGCCCCCGAGACGGTCCGCCACTACCTGCTCTCCTACCCGAGCGTCGCCGCGCTGACCGCCGACCAGCGGCGCGTGGTCAACGAGGGCCGCTTCGACTACGTGGAGGGAGAGCTCGGGCTGCCGACCGGCTCCGCCGGCTGGAGTCACCAGCTTGAAGCGGTCGCCTTCTTCAACGGCACGACCCCGCCCGACGACGCCAGGCTTCTCGACGGGCTGGGAGACCAGCCCGTCGACCGGCAGATCCAGGACATGTCCTACTTCGACTTCCTCAACCGGCTCGCCGCGGGCGTCGCCTATCTGAAGTCCACTGGCGAGTGGTACCGCCCGCACCCCTGGTGGAACATGTTCCTGCCGGCGAGCCGCACCGACGCCTTCGTGGAGGCCGCCATCAAGGAGCTGACCGAGACCGAGGTCGGCGCCAGCGGCGTTGTCCTGCTCTATCCCTTCCCCCGCGCCCGCCTGCGACTGCCCTTGCTGCGCATGCCCGACGAGGAGACGGTCTTCCTCTTCACGCTGCTCAGAACCGCCTCGCCCGGAGCCGAGAGCCCGCAGGACATGGTGGAGGCCAACCGTTCCCTCTACCTGCGTGCCCGAGCCGTCGGGGGTTACCAGTACCCGGTCGGCTCCATACCCACCACGCCTGAGGAGTGGCGCACCCACTACGGCCCCGCATGGGCCGACTTCGAGGCGGCCCGTGAACGCTACGACCCCGACGGAATCCTCACTCCGGGCCAGGGCGTCTTCCCTCCGGGACCGTGA
- a CDS encoding FAD binding domain-containing protein, producing MLTSVQTPESPEAARAALQAGAVPLGGGTYLLARLDEQAGRDLRLVSLRRAGLSGVDVEGDTVALGAATTLADIEDDDRLSYLSGCVRSIAAPPVRSLATVAGNLFVPQPYGDLAAALLALDAELDVLGADGARPEPLERVVTDGLRTGDLVTRVRFTAPAKDAFRFYKASRRRLNSGSIVTVAARITIEDGLVSDIRLVLGGLARRLVRAVGAERVLLGAPLNAQVVAEAAGADVIEPFDDAYASAWYRARVYPVHLRRALLGA from the coding sequence ATGCTGACCTCCGTTCAGACACCCGAGAGTCCCGAAGCGGCTCGTGCGGCGCTTCAGGCCGGGGCCGTGCCCCTCGGCGGCGGCACCTACCTGCTGGCCCGCCTGGACGAACAGGCCGGCCGCGACCTGCGGCTGGTCAGCCTGCGCCGGGCGGGACTGTCCGGCGTCGACGTCGAAGGCGACACGGTGGCCCTGGGCGCGGCCACCACTCTGGCCGACATCGAGGACGACGATCGGCTGAGCTACCTGTCCGGCTGCGTGCGGTCGATCGCCGCGCCGCCGGTCCGCAGCCTCGCCACCGTGGCCGGCAACCTTTTCGTGCCACAACCGTACGGCGACCTGGCGGCGGCCCTTCTGGCCCTGGACGCGGAGCTGGACGTGCTCGGCGCCGACGGAGCCCGCCCCGAGCCGCTCGAGCGGGTCGTCACCGATGGCCTGCGGACGGGCGACCTGGTGACCCGCGTCCGGTTCACCGCTCCGGCCAAGGACGCGTTCCGGTTCTACAAGGCGAGCCGGCGGCGGCTCAACTCGGGATCCATCGTGACGGTGGCGGCCCGGATCACGATCGAGGACGGCCTGGTCAGCGACATCCGTCTCGTGCTCGGCGGCCTGGCGCGGCGCTTGGTACGCGCGGTCGGCGCCGAGCGCGTTCTGCTGGGCGCGCCGCTGAACGCCCAGGTCGTCGCCGAGGCAGCCGGAGCCGACGTCATCGAGCCGTTCGACGACGCCTACGCCTCCGCCTGGTACCGCGCTCGGGTCTACCCCGTCCACCTGCGTCGCGCCCTGCTGGGGGCCTGA
- a CDS encoding (2Fe-2S)-binding protein, producing MPSTIVTLKVNGTERELIARPSTTLLSALRDTLGLMGAKRGCVQGGCGSCTVLLDGRPVVSCLIPLVTIDGSAVETIEGLAEGDRLGDVQQAFVDLFATQCGFCTPGMIMSATALLNRKPDPTRQDVTEAICGNVCRCTGYEPIIAAVLAAARRRRGAPLTSAEAEV from the coding sequence ATGCCCTCGACAATCGTCACGCTCAAGGTGAACGGCACGGAGCGGGAGCTGATCGCCCGGCCGTCGACGACGCTGCTGAGCGCACTGCGCGACACATTGGGACTGATGGGGGCAAAGCGCGGCTGCGTGCAAGGGGGCTGCGGCAGCTGCACCGTGCTGCTGGACGGCCGGCCCGTGGTCTCGTGCCTGATCCCCCTCGTGACGATCGACGGCTCCGCCGTGGAGACGATCGAGGGCCTGGCCGAGGGCGACCGGCTCGGCGACGTACAGCAGGCGTTCGTCGACCTCTTCGCGACGCAGTGCGGGTTCTGCACCCCGGGGATGATCATGTCCGCCACGGCCCTGCTCAACCGGAAGCCGGATCCGACCCGCCAAGATGTCACCGAGGCGATCTGCGGGAACGTCTGCCGCTGCACGGGATACGAGCCGATCATCGCCGCCGTCCTCGCCGCCGCGCGACGCCGCCGCGGCGCCCCCCTCACGAGCGCGGAGGCCGAGGTCTGA